The Solirubrobacterales bacterium genome contains a region encoding:
- the rsmD gene encoding 16S rRNA (guanine(966)-N(2))-methyltransferase RsmD, whose product MRIVAGEFKGRRLAGPEGRAARPTPDKVREALFSILGDISGQRVLDLFAGTGALGLEAISRGASEAVLVERDRQMSSVIDRNLTETLGSGDRRGRLVRGDALKYLTGAEAFDLVFIDPPYSQAGDLAPKLTVALPSVLAPGATVVTESDRREPLVLGENAFTLRSGHIYGDTLIRVFDAL is encoded by the coding sequence ATGCGGATCGTCGCCGGCGAGTTCAAGGGCCGCAGGCTTGCCGGACCCGAGGGTAGGGCGGCGAGGCCAACCCCCGACAAGGTCCGCGAAGCACTCTTCTCGATTCTTGGCGACATCAGCGGTCAGCGGGTGCTTGATCTCTTCGCAGGAACTGGTGCCCTCGGCCTGGAGGCAATCTCACGCGGCGCCAGCGAAGCAGTTCTGGTCGAACGCGACCGCCAGATGAGCTCCGTTATCGACCGGAACCTCACCGAGACGCTGGGAAGCGGGGACCGGAGGGGCCGGCTGGTGCGCGGCGACGCGCTGAAGTATCTCACCGGCGCGGAGGCCTTCGACCTCGTTTTCATCGATCCTCCGTATTCGCAGGCGGGCGATCTTGCCCCCAAACTCACCGTCGCACTGCCGTCAGTCCTTGCGCCCGGGGCGACCGTCGTGACCGAATCCGACCGCCGCGAGCCGCTCGTACTAGGCGAAAACGCGTTCACACTTCGCTCAGGACACATCTATGGCGATACGCTCATTCGCGTATTTGACGCCCTATGA
- the coaD gene encoding pantetheine-phosphate adenylyltransferase — translation MNEPNANGYAGRTAVCPGSYDPVTNGHLDIIRRGARVFDKVVVAVVNASVRKSPPMFAADERVAFIEEALTDLPNIEVRKFDILIVDFAKEVGATAILKGLRAISDFEYEMEMNQLNSTMAPDIESVYMMSSAKFSFISSSGIKEMARFGGNVSEMVPPQVSVRLAEALKAQASH, via the coding sequence ATGAATGAACCCAACGCAAATGGATACGCCGGTCGCACCGCAGTGTGCCCCGGCTCGTACGACCCGGTCACGAACGGACACCTCGACATCATCCGCCGCGGAGCGCGTGTTTTCGACAAAGTCGTTGTCGCGGTGGTCAACGCATCTGTGCGCAAATCGCCACCGATGTTTGCTGCTGACGAACGCGTCGCCTTCATTGAAGAGGCATTGACAGATCTTCCGAACATCGAAGTGCGCAAATTCGACATTCTTATCGTCGACTTTGCCAAGGAAGTCGGCGCAACGGCGATCCTGAAGGGGCTTCGAGCCATCTCGGACTTCGAATACGAGATGGAGATGAACCAGCTCAACAGCACGATGGCGCCGGACATCGAAAGCGTTTACATGATGTCCTCAGCGAAGTTCAGTTTCATCAGCTCCTCCGGTATCAAGGAGATGGCGCGTTTCGGCGGCAACGTGAGTGAGATGGTTCCGCCGCAAGTTTCCGTACGCTTGGCCGAGGCTTTGAAGGCCCAGGCAAGCCACTGA
- a CDS encoding ATPase yields MDVLVLIDKLDDLIHNAKQIPLTENVRVDREEIYDLLDQMRATIPEEIKQARWIVKERQEMLAEAKREAERIVKEANDEQLRLVSEQEVVKQAENHAEDIVEEARAREREIRLGAEDYADDILNTLEVNLEKFLAAVQRGRDRLAGRDHESADIR; encoded by the coding sequence GTGGACGTCCTCGTACTCATAGACAAACTTGATGACCTGATTCACAACGCGAAGCAGATTCCGTTGACGGAAAACGTGCGCGTTGATCGCGAGGAGATCTACGACCTGCTCGACCAGATGCGCGCCACGATCCCGGAAGAGATCAAGCAGGCCCGCTGGATCGTCAAGGAACGCCAGGAAATGCTGGCCGAAGCAAAGCGTGAGGCCGAGCGCATCGTCAAGGAAGCAAACGACGAACAGCTACGACTCGTCTCTGAGCAAGAAGTCGTCAAGCAGGCCGAGAACCACGCAGAGGACATCGTCGAAGAAGCCCGCGCGAGAGAAAGAGAAATCCGCCTGGGCGCCGAGGACTACGCCGACGACATTCTCAACACTCTTGAAGTGAACCTCGAGAAGTTCCTCGCGGCCGTGCAGCGTGGGCGTGACCGGTTGGCCGGTCGCGATCATGAGTCTGCGGACATCCGTTAG
- a CDS encoding SMP-30/gluconolactonase/LRE family protein codes for MTRSLRLFTSIVLVGMLALVASTASASAAGLLGGVNLVGGGPSDTTYQLSYPGSIARVGDGSFFVIDSGNSRIVRLDSTGKFLYAFGGPSSSDSGTQLATSLALVGGGANPDLIVANAFGTIKRFTSGGTFVSKFSLPTTSSGYVAVDPSCGELYVSETQSNRVQRFALEDNGLTVPTEQFGDLLETFGQGSGLVADYLVEGKLWGPREVALDSTGRVFVADSNQRRVSVFKWTGNCGSRTHAYETKFGNNSSGSPELMQAPQALAIDRSVLPNKIYVSQVYLDNIIQAYTGDLAGDAPFSYRGRWGTSVPYGENPGSGPDDLSVPNGIAVSGSNAWITEGGNDRIHLYTGVFAATPFTAPTSAGTWGHSPREDGYFVDSGPLATAADGSVFVVDRQKKRIQHFSPRGQLIDAWGESGTAPGQFDSIPSAIAISSTGEVLVSGSIDGIQRFSADGNYLGVITWTQQSPPDANSPGAIEVDGAGNIWVIDWSVRKVLKLDGSGNILASFGGNGFSATDQTFSLPTDLAVSADGLTVFVTDSGTGLVKKFVSTDGATYSFVIASQPNTGSGSGNGFLSSPNSIAIDPISGDVVVADTGNNRVQRFTPDTLNYLGKFGAYGFGDDDLINPVGLAFDQWGNLWLGDPGSDRIKRIGDAPVITLGSVPDTTTAASIAIPYTQTDPAADCDIASGATVPLSIGSNTIVVTCTNAQGSDVESVTIERGTAPSIAISSPVDGSSTTAATTSLTWSAAGTGPIACTVNGAAATSPTAVNLALGANSIAVACTNDFGTDTKSVAVTRTAGASTPPGGGAAQPIFELKLAKKVKLAKKLSFSVRCTVGCTVSAKIVAGGKRYKLKSVTVPSKQTSSRISMRIQKGTVSSLGKALGAKKKVTLTVTVTPPAAYKATQGKTGKAKVAK; via the coding sequence GTGACCCGCTCGCTCAGGCTCTTCACATCGATTGTTCTTGTCGGAATGCTCGCTCTGGTCGCGAGCACGGCCTCCGCATCGGCGGCCGGTCTGCTCGGCGGAGTTAATCTCGTCGGCGGAGGCCCGTCCGACACCACTTACCAGCTCTCGTATCCCGGCTCGATCGCACGCGTTGGCGACGGCAGCTTTTTCGTCATCGATTCAGGCAACAGCAGAATCGTGCGCCTCGACTCAACCGGGAAATTCCTCTACGCATTCGGCGGTCCGAGTTCGAGCGATTCGGGAACGCAGCTGGCTACGTCGCTGGCGCTTGTCGGCGGCGGCGCGAATCCTGATCTGATCGTTGCCAATGCGTTTGGGACGATCAAGCGATTCACCTCCGGTGGCACGTTCGTATCGAAGTTTTCGCTGCCAACCACGTCGTCGGGCTATGTCGCAGTCGATCCCTCATGTGGCGAGCTGTATGTCTCCGAAACCCAGAGCAACCGGGTACAGCGCTTCGCGCTCGAAGACAATGGCCTGACAGTCCCCACTGAGCAGTTCGGCGATCTGCTCGAGACTTTCGGGCAGGGGTCAGGACTCGTCGCCGACTACCTCGTCGAAGGCAAGCTCTGGGGCCCCCGAGAGGTCGCCTTAGACTCGACCGGTCGGGTATTCGTGGCGGACTCGAACCAGCGCAGAGTCAGCGTCTTCAAGTGGACCGGAAACTGCGGTTCTCGAACCCACGCGTACGAAACCAAGTTCGGAAACAACTCCTCCGGCAGTCCAGAGCTGATGCAGGCGCCGCAGGCGCTGGCGATCGACCGATCGGTCCTGCCGAACAAGATCTACGTCTCACAGGTTTACCTCGACAACATCATTCAGGCCTACACCGGCGACCTGGCGGGCGATGCGCCCTTCAGCTACCGCGGGCGCTGGGGAACGTCGGTGCCTTACGGCGAGAACCCCGGCTCCGGACCCGATGATCTGAGCGTCCCTAACGGCATCGCAGTGAGCGGCTCCAACGCATGGATCACCGAGGGCGGGAACGACCGTATCCACCTCTACACGGGCGTGTTTGCCGCCACACCGTTCACCGCTCCGACATCCGCCGGAACCTGGGGCCATTCGCCGCGTGAGGACGGGTATTTCGTTGACAGTGGCCCGCTAGCCACTGCCGCCGACGGCAGCGTCTTCGTGGTTGATCGTCAGAAGAAGCGGATCCAACACTTTTCGCCGCGCGGCCAACTGATCGACGCCTGGGGTGAGTCTGGGACTGCGCCGGGGCAGTTTGATTCCATTCCGTCGGCGATCGCCATTTCGAGCACCGGCGAAGTGTTGGTCTCGGGATCGATCGACGGCATTCAGCGCTTCAGTGCCGACGGCAACTACCTGGGCGTGATCACCTGGACGCAGCAATCCCCTCCGGATGCAAACTCGCCGGGTGCGATCGAAGTCGACGGCGCAGGAAACATCTGGGTGATCGACTGGTCGGTGAGGAAGGTCCTGAAGCTCGACGGCAGCGGGAACATCCTTGCCTCGTTCGGAGGAAACGGTTTTTCTGCAACCGATCAGACCTTCTCGCTCCCGACGGACCTCGCCGTAAGCGCCGACGGCCTCACCGTGTTCGTGACGGACAGCGGTACGGGGCTGGTGAAGAAGTTCGTCTCGACCGATGGAGCGACCTATTCGTTCGTGATCGCCTCACAACCCAACACCGGGTCCGGCAGCGGCAACGGATTCTTGAGCTCACCCAACTCGATCGCGATCGACCCGATCTCTGGTGACGTGGTCGTGGCGGACACCGGAAATAACCGCGTCCAAAGATTCACTCCGGACACTCTCAACTACCTCGGCAAGTTCGGTGCCTACGGCTTCGGCGATGACGATCTGATCAACCCCGTCGGGCTCGCATTTGACCAATGGGGCAACCTCTGGCTTGGCGACCCGGGCAGTGACCGGATCAAGCGGATCGGCGACGCGCCTGTGATCACACTTGGATCAGTGCCGGACACGACGACCGCTGCGTCCATAGCGATCCCCTACACCCAGACCGACCCTGCCGCAGATTGCGACATCGCTTCCGGGGCGACGGTCCCGCTTTCTATTGGGTCAAACACGATCGTGGTCACCTGCACGAACGCGCAGGGATCAGACGTGGAGTCGGTCACGATCGAACGCGGCACGGCACCATCCATCGCAATCTCGTCCCCGGTCGATGGAAGCAGCACAACCGCCGCGACAACCTCTCTCACGTGGTCGGCGGCCGGCACGGGGCCGATCGCCTGCACGGTCAACGGCGCAGCCGCGACCAGCCCGACGGCAGTCAATCTGGCTCTTGGCGCGAACAGCATCGCCGTCGCGTGCACAAACGATTTCGGAACCGACACGAAGTCCGTCGCGGTGACGCGAACCGCCGGAGCTTCTACGCCCCCGGGAGGTGGCGCGGCGCAGCCGATCTTCGAGCTCAAGCTCGCAAAGAAGGTCAAACTCGCGAAGAAGCTGAGTTTCTCTGTCCGCTGTACGGTCGGATGCACCGTGAGCGCGAAGATCGTCGCTGGCGGGAAGCGCTACAAGCTCAAGTCAGTCACAGTGCCGTCGAAGCAGACGAGCTCGAGGATCTCGATGCGGATTCAGAAGGGAACAGTGTCCTCGCTCGGCAAAGCTCTTGGCGCCAAGAAGAAGGTCACCTTGACGGTCACTGTGACTCCGCCAGCCGCCTACAAGGCAACGCAGGGCAAGACTGGCAAGGCCAAAGTGGCCAAGTAG
- a CDS encoding cupin domain-containing protein: MAYDKVHRDDFEMNGNWALARKSLGVNSFGINLVTIDAGERIPEHDEIDRDQEEVFIILSGSPALVIDGDEIPVEAGDYVRLDPEHKRTVENIGETPCDVLIVSAPRTSGYEPMGWA, translated from the coding sequence ATGGCCTACGACAAGGTCCACCGCGACGATTTTGAAATGAACGGCAATTGGGCGCTCGCACGCAAGTCGCTTGGCGTGAACTCCTTCGGGATAAACCTCGTCACGATCGATGCCGGCGAGCGAATCCCCGAGCATGACGAGATCGACCGCGACCAAGAAGAAGTCTTCATCATCCTCAGCGGATCGCCGGCGTTGGTGATCGACGGCGATGAAATCCCGGTTGAGGCAGGCGATTACGTACGCCTCGACCCAGAGCACAAGCGCACTGTCGAGAACATTGGCGAGACGCCGTGTGATGTGTTGATCGTGTCGGCGCCGCGGACGAGCGGGTACGAGCCGATGGGATGGGCCTGA
- a CDS encoding nuclear transport factor 2 family protein, with product MDSGPDSAAALEKMIERYNEAWNAHDLDAIIELHAPAMVFENHTAGERAEGDAVRDHIGEIFRNWPDLRFEGVRTYAREGVVTQEWMAFATHSSGRELSWAGVDVIPTENGLIKRKDVYSDSSSVKRQLESID from the coding sequence ATGGATTCCGGACCAGACAGCGCAGCCGCCCTCGAGAAGATGATCGAGCGCTACAACGAGGCGTGGAACGCACACGACCTCGACGCGATCATCGAGCTGCATGCTCCGGCGATGGTCTTCGAGAACCACACTGCGGGTGAGCGGGCCGAGGGCGACGCAGTGCGCGATCACATCGGCGAGATTTTCAGGAACTGGCCCGATCTTCGTTTCGAGGGCGTTCGCACCTATGCGCGCGAAGGCGTGGTCACTCAAGAATGGATGGCGTTTGCGACACATTCGAGCGGCCGCGAGCTCTCTTGGGCGGGTGTGGACGTCATACCCACCGAAAATGGTCTGATCAAGCGGAAGGACGTCTACTCGGATTCGTCCTCGGTCAAGCGCCAGCTCGAGTCGATCGACTGA
- a CDS encoding DUF177 domain-containing protein, translating to MTPVTDIVDLGQLGLKPGGGIRMECLVPVGEFVFGAQPYHMSKDPVAITLDISRTSSGYVFRVRTNNSLEGPCMRCFGDYSLPLSIDHSEVHEPHLDPELASDYVKEQDLDLSALVRDAVGLSLPVSISSPVDENGVCTECEQSVEQLAKLRDSEPQAEEPELDPRWAKLRELEL from the coding sequence ATGACGCCTGTGACTGACATCGTCGATCTCGGGCAGCTCGGTCTCAAGCCAGGCGGAGGGATTCGCATGGAGTGTCTGGTGCCGGTGGGGGAGTTCGTCTTTGGCGCGCAGCCCTACCACATGAGTAAGGACCCGGTTGCGATCACGCTGGACATCAGTCGAACTTCGAGCGGCTACGTGTTCCGCGTGCGCACGAACAACTCGCTCGAGGGCCCGTGCATGCGCTGCTTTGGCGACTACTCACTTCCGCTTTCGATCGATCACTCCGAAGTGCACGAGCCGCATCTCGATCCAGAGCTTGCCTCGGACTACGTAAAGGAACAGGATCTCGACCTCTCGGCGCTCGTTCGCGACGCGGTGGGCCTCAGCCTGCCGGTTTCGATTTCCAGCCCGGTCGATGAAAACGGCGTTTGCACCGAGTGCGAACAATCGGTCGAACAGCTGGCAAAGCTCCGCGATTCAGAGCCTCAGGCCGAGGAGCCAGAGCTCGATCCGCGGTGGGCAAAGTTGCGCGAGCTGGAGCTGTAA
- the rpmF gene encoding 50S ribosomal protein L32: MAVPKQKQSHSRTHKRRSQHKITAKNVNECPRCSAPKLPHRVCGECGFYHGRDAVDSDA, from the coding sequence ATGGCAGTCCCAAAGCAAAAACAGAGCCACTCGCGCACCCACAAGCGCCGCTCGCAGCACAAGATCACGGCCAAGAACGTGAACGAGTGCCCGCGCTGCAGTGCGCCGAAGCTTCCTCACCGCGTCTGCGGCGAATGCGGTTTCTACCACGGCCGCGACGCGGTCGACTCGGACGCTTAA
- the plsX gene encoding phosphate acyltransferase PlsX, which yields MKIALDVQGADNGISTVVDGARIAAGEGIEIILVGPVEEIAATGSLPKNISVVNATEVVTNHDDPATAVRRMKDSSIVVGAKLVASGDADALVSAGPTGAALAASLFNMKRIKGVKRPALAVILPDGRGGRSLLLDAGANVEVPAEMLVQFAHLGAQFCIRVMGIGEPRVGILSIGEEGGKGNDRVVEAGRMLSDPKNSRHMNFLGNIEGRDITNGRADVIVTDGFTGNVALKAIEGAAKATMLAAVEAIKSSPVSKIGGLLAKRSLMKIRTEVDPNTTGGALLLGLRGVSVVAHGSTNAAGIAAAIRIANRSAEGNVTAEIATAIGELNEHQAAEAAVTVASADDA from the coding sequence ATGAAGATCGCCCTCGACGTCCAGGGCGCCGACAACGGCATTTCCACCGTTGTGGACGGCGCGCGCATCGCTGCGGGCGAAGGGATCGAGATCATCCTCGTCGGCCCTGTAGAAGAGATTGCGGCGACCGGATCGCTACCCAAGAACATCTCCGTCGTCAACGCGACTGAAGTTGTCACCAATCACGACGACCCCGCGACCGCCGTTCGACGAATGAAGGATTCATCGATCGTCGTGGGGGCGAAGCTCGTGGCGTCCGGCGATGCCGATGCACTCGTGTCTGCCGGCCCGACCGGCGCCGCGCTCGCGGCGTCGCTCTTCAACATGAAGCGCATCAAAGGAGTCAAGCGCCCGGCGTTGGCGGTGATCCTTCCAGACGGTCGCGGTGGTCGATCGCTTCTGCTCGATGCCGGTGCCAACGTCGAGGTGCCCGCCGAGATGCTCGTGCAGTTCGCCCACCTTGGTGCTCAGTTCTGCATTCGCGTGATGGGTATTGGCGAACCGCGCGTCGGCATCCTGTCGATCGGCGAAGAGGGCGGGAAGGGCAATGACCGCGTCGTGGAGGCGGGGCGCATGCTTTCAGACCCTAAAAACTCACGCCACATGAACTTCCTTGGAAACATCGAGGGCCGAGACATCACCAACGGCAGAGCCGATGTGATCGTCACCGACGGATTCACTGGCAACGTCGCACTGAAAGCAATCGAGGGCGCGGCCAAAGCGACGATGCTCGCCGCCGTAGAAGCGATCAAGTCGAGTCCCGTTTCAAAGATTGGTGGCCTGCTCGCCAAGCGAAGCCTTATGAAGATCCGCACCGAGGTCGACCCGAACACGACTGGCGGCGCGTTGCTGCTGGGACTTCGCGGCGTCTCCGTCGTTGCCCACGGCTCCACGAACGCCGCCGGCATCGCCGCCGCTATTCGCATCGCCAACCGCTCTGCGGAAGGCAATGTGACCGCCGAGATCGCCACTGCGATCGGCGAGTTGAACGAACACCAAGCGGCCGAGGCCGCTGTTACGGTTGCCTCTGCTGATGACGCGTGA
- the acpP gene encoding acyl carrier protein, with the protein MTRDEIYEALKKTLVEELEIDASKISLEADFKNDLDADSLHLVELAMELEDNYDVTIPDEVALELTTVGSVVDYLSEKLAAT; encoded by the coding sequence ATGACGCGTGACGAGATCTATGAAGCGCTGAAGAAGACTCTGGTTGAAGAACTGGAGATCGACGCATCCAAGATCAGCCTCGAGGCAGATTTCAAGAACGACCTCGACGCCGATTCGCTCCACTTGGTCGAGCTCGCGATGGAGCTCGAAGACAATTACGATGTCACGATCCCCGACGAGGTCGCGCTCGAGCTGACCACGGTCGGCTCGGTGGTGGATTACCTCAGCGAGAAGCTGGCCGCGACGTGA
- a CDS encoding ribonuclease III: MGARRLVELIDGLAPDLRVRVFTHTSWTDDRGDAYGRLAFLGDSVLGTVVAEQLLRANPDATAGDLTKIRAQAASRAACARVAAEIGAAERLAEIAPTAAELPIEDVISAQSVLAEVCEAAIGAVFEQYGYEVTAEAVGEAFADEIVNAEDNPGDYKSSLQEFLARRGEKPVYVLIDSEGPPHDRRFECAVEIRGDRYGTGTGRSKKEAEQAAAAATLVTLQSPKE, from the coding sequence ATCGGCGCGCGCCGTCTGGTCGAGCTGATCGACGGACTCGCGCCCGACCTCAGGGTGCGAGTGTTCACCCACACGTCGTGGACGGACGATCGCGGCGACGCCTATGGGCGCCTGGCCTTTCTTGGCGACAGCGTTCTTGGCACGGTCGTCGCCGAACAGCTCCTGCGCGCCAATCCGGACGCCACGGCAGGAGACCTGACGAAGATCCGCGCACAGGCGGCGAGTCGCGCTGCGTGCGCCCGGGTGGCTGCCGAAATCGGTGCCGCCGAGCGCCTCGCAGAGATCGCTCCGACGGCCGCAGAGCTCCCGATCGAGGACGTGATCTCTGCTCAGAGCGTGCTTGCCGAAGTCTGTGAAGCTGCAATCGGCGCAGTCTTCGAGCAGTACGGATACGAGGTCACGGCCGAGGCGGTCGGTGAGGCATTCGCCGACGAAATCGTCAACGCCGAGGACAACCCCGGCGACTATAAGTCTAGTTTGCAGGAGTTTTTGGCGCGTCGCGGAGAGAAGCCGGTTTACGTCCTGATCGACTCCGAGGGGCCGCCGCACGACAGGCGGTTTGAATGCGCCGTTGAGATCCGAGGGGATCGTTACGGTACGGGCACTGGGCGCTCCAAGAAGGAGGCCGAGCAGGCCGCGGCCGCGGCAACGCTCGTCACGCTTCAGTCGCCGAAGGAATGA